A window of Deltaproteobacteria bacterium genomic DNA:
AGGCCCAGTGGACGAGCTCCTGTTCCGTGTATTTCGAGCTGTACAGGGAGTGGCTCCCGTGGAAACGGAGATAGACGAAATCGGCGGTGACCGTCTCGGCTGAAGGGAGATGCGGCGAGTCTGAGATACAAAAGGAAAACCCGTATTCTTCCAGAACCTTTGCAGCCTCAGGCACAAACCAGCTCTCGTGGCGAAATTCAAAGGCATGCCGTATCTTGTTCAAAAGAGGAGACGCAGCTATCAGTCCGGAAAAAGCGACCAGCCTTTCCCTCTGGTAGGTGAAACGAGGAGGAAGTTGCCAGAGAATGACCTGGAGTTTTTCCCTCAAGGCCTGAAGGTTTTCGGAGAACCTTTCTATCGGCTCCTCGCACTCTCTCAGCCTCCTGATGTGGGTTATGTACCGGCTCCCCTTGACGGCAAAGACAAACCCCTCGGGCGTCCTCTGGTACCAGCCTTCAAACACCTCTCTCTTGGGGAGCCTATAGAACGTAACATTGAGCTCGACCGTATCAAAATAGCGGCTGTAGTATTCGAGCCATTGACGCTGGGGAACATCCCGAGGGTAGAAGACTCCTCTGCCCCAGTGAGGGTAGTTATAGCCGCTGGTTCCTATGTGAAGCTTGCCCATTGAACCCGTCGTCCCCTGAGAAGAGAAAGGAAGACTCATATTTATTCTACCAGATTTTCGTAAGAAGGGGATGGGCGCTCTGGAACAGCTTACCGGCTCTCCTCCCGCACGGACCGGCCCGGTATGGATCATGATAGATTGCCCGCATTGCAGACCAACGGGCACGGTTCGCCGATCAAGGTTCCACGGAGGGGAGTGGGTGGGGGGAGGTCGAGCTCAGGGGAGGGTAAGGGCTAACCAAAAAGACAGCGCTTTCGCCAGGAAGTGTCAAAAAAAGGGTTGACCCCATCTCCCTAGACCAGCAAGTCGACAACAAGAGACTCAACCGAAAGGTTCTCGCCGGGCGCCTGTGCGGAGGGAGCGTCAGATGCGTCTTCTTCCTCCGGCCGCCGCTCGAAGGTGAGGTTGCTGATCTCCTGGTTTATCTCCTGTATCTTCTGCTGGATTCGATACTTCTCGACGGCCTCCCCGGGTGAGTTCTGAAAAGGATCAGCCATGTGATCCGGCAACGAAACGGCATGACGTGCCAGACCGGCCAGAGGTTTAGGCAGACCGGACTTTTCGGAATTCGAATCTGTTTCCCTTTTTTGCAGTGCTCTTTGAAGCCGGGCCTTCTCAGCCTGAAGCCGGGCAATGTCAGACTGCCTCGACAGAGTGGAAAGCAGATTGCCCGCGGCCTTTGCCGGGCCTTCCAAGGCCTTCTTGAGAGGCTCGGTCTGCCCTGAAGCCGGCGGACTCTCTTCCGATTCCCCTTCTGGCCGGTTAGGATCGCCCCGTCTTCCTCCTATGAAGAGGATCCTCGCCTCGGAGCGACCGCTTACGGCTGCCAGAAAAGGCCCTCTCTGGCTCAGATTCAGCTTGATACTCTGATAGACAACGACTCCCCCTTCACGAGCGGCCTTTCTCTTGAAACGGAGGACGTTTCCGAGCTCGTGGCTGCCGACCCTTGCAATACTCTGGCTTGCTCGAGCAGGAGCGGCGATCCCAGGTTCGCCCAGATCGAGCCTGTAGCGAAGCATGGGATTGTCGAGTCGCTGTATGCCGCCTGTAGCCGTCATGGGTTATGAAGAGGGGGCCAAATTCCCCGGCCCTTACTCTCAGGTTCGCCTGCAACGGGGCTGACCGTGCGTCGTGCCGAAACAAGCAGAAAAACCGCTCGATCAACAATGAACAAAAGACTTCTCCTAGTTCTATCGGCACGGCCCCTCCAGAACTTTACTCTTCAATCCCGGCCCTCGAACCTCTAAAGACTCCTTGCCTTCCCCCTTTACGGCACTGAAACAGGAGCCGGACAGACGAGACGGCGTGATCAAAAAAACGACGCACTCTCTGCAGACCTTGCAAGCCCTCCCTGCTTCTCATCACCGGGATTGACACGGAACAATCCCGCCCTTATACTGACCCAATGTCGGAAGGGAGACTCAACTCCGTGGCCCATGGAAAAACGGATGGAAAGGCTACCCGTATTTCTCTCATTGGAGGGGATGGCCTTATCGGAAGATTTCTGCTCGCCCTGTTTCTGGCAGTGACCGTCGCTCTTGCCGGTTGCATTCCCAGCCGGAAATCCCAATTGGAGAGTGTGGCACGCAACTGGTGCATGATTATCCGGGCTGGCCAGGTCATTCCTGTCTATCCACTGACAGAGGATCTCCAACCCGGAGACATGTTCCTGGTCCAGGTCCCGATAGACAGGCAACAGTCCCTCTACGAGAAGAAAGGCTTCTTGCCCTTGGACAACCTTATCGCCAGGCTCAACCCGACAGGATATGCGCGCTTCTATGAGAGCTCCTTCGGTGTCGGCAGCGATTCGAAGAGACTGCCCGAGTTCTGGCTCTCCCCTGGTCAGGAGACCGCGTGGACCCAGGCACCCCAGGCCTCCTTTCCATCTTACAGCTTCTCCATCAGGCGTGGTGGAGGACTCAATTTGGCAGTGCCGGTCTATGGGGTTGCGGTGGGGCTCAGTCTCCTGGGCACTGATACGGCTTCGGCGAGTATAACGATCTCTGACGCTCGAACTTACGGGATCGATTCGGTCTCCCTCTACCGGGATGTAGAGAACTGGGAATCCAAGAACCTCCGTTTTCTGGCCAATTTCGCGTCCAATGAGGAAAAGACAAACTATGTCCGCGTTGTGAGCCGCGTCTACCTGGCAGGCGAGCTCAACGTATCCCTTCAGGACACGAGCCGGACCAGAGCATCGGTCTCCGGCGGCCTGCCAAGACCCGTTGACCTTTTGATTTCCGGCGGAGGTACACAAACGGAGAGGGCAACAATCTCCAGCTACACCTCGAACCTGGAAAAACTCAGCTCCATGATCGCCTCCGCTCTCCGTGACGGAGGCGGGGAGAGGGCGGGTGTACCCAGGGGCTCGATCACGGTGGTGAGCGCGTCGGCCCGGTCGATCAGCCTTTCAGAGAGATTCGCACGGCCATTGGTTGTCGGATACCTCGGCTTTGACATGAAGATCGGTCCTGGCGGTTTTCTCGGTTCTCCCATCCCGACTCATGCCGTCTTGACTGAAAACCTCGTTCCTCAGGCTCCGGGGTTCTCGGAAACCCAGCAGGAGCTAAGCCTCCTCCTCCAGGAAGCCAAGGCTCCTGAAAGGGAAGGGGTTCGCAAGCGTGTTATGGCAGAGATAGCCGGAGAGGTCGAAACGATCTATGCAATGTATAAAGGTCCCCCAGAGGACCGCCCGGATCTTTTCACTCTACTCATAGGTCTCTACATCTCCTCCGAGCCCCCCGACGGCCCGAGGCATCGTAAGGTCATCCACGCCCTGAAGGAGGCACTCGGGCCGATCGACTGAGATACACGACCCGGTCCAGGGGCGTCATATACAGGACCTTGTAACTCCTGGACCGGGCGGAAACTTCCAAGGGCGGAGGCAATCCATGGCACGGTATGCGCGCGTCCAAATCCCTCAGGAAACGCCAGCTCAGACCAGGTGGGAGATGATCCGTGATAAGCTCGTTACCAACCAATCCGTGGAGGTCGTCAAGATTCAGGATAGCGAGGGAACCATCACTTTCGAACTCCGTGCCTGGACCGGTGTCCGCCACGACGGCTCCAACGGACCCGACGCGATGCCGGGCAACGACTACTGACCCCCAGTCCGTGGGTATAGTCCCACTCAAGAGGGAACAACCGCCGCAAGATGGCCCGGCCGCCTAGTCCCAGGACTCCGTCTCAGAGGACTCGAGAGAATCGACGACTCTTTCTATTACAGGATAGTACCTCGAATCTCCCCGGAGAAACCCGCTGAACAGGCGTATAACCCCCAAACAGGCCCCGAAGGAGACAAGACCCGCTAGGATCGAGACTACGTCAGGGTTTCCCCCGGCCCAGATCGAGGCACTATAGGTTTTCCCGATAACACTGCCGACAATGAGGGCAAGAACCGGGACCAGATAGGCGACGAAGGAGGCTTTCAAGAAGGACCCCGAACCGATGGAAATCAGGACACGGTCTCCCGCGGCGGCTCCTGCCCGGTTGACGGCGGTTACCTCCCTCTCCCTCCCTCCTCCAAGGGCATGACAGACGCCCCTGCTGGCACAGCCCTCACAGCCCTCACCACCCGTAGCTCTGACAGAGGCAAATCCGTTCGGTTTGAGTCCTGTCACAACCCCTATCTCCTGCAGCATTACCACCTCTTTCCGGTGACCGGCACCTACTCCCTTGCGTCTTGACCGAGTGTGCAGGTTTTGCACCCAAAAACGTCCACCTTTATCTTCATTATACCACAGTAAGGAAAAGCCTACGGCTCCCATGCCTCTGCCGGCTGGGAGCCTCCTGGCAGAGGAGGAATCCGAGGACCCTCCCATGTCTCAGGAACCGACACTTGCTCCAGAGTCAAAGACTCGCAGGGCCAATTCCCCATGAAACACGGCCGGAACTCCCGATACCTAATCCCCGGTTGACAAGCAGGCCGGGATGAGTTAAACATAGGTTGCAGATACAATTTGGGTAACGCTGGGGGAGCTGGTAGGCTGAGAAATTCCGAAATCCGGGAGAGGTTATTCTCCGGGTAGGCGGAATGACCCCTTGAACCTGTACGGGTAATTCCGACGTAGGGAAAGCGGCGATCGAGCGGATAGTGGGCCGCAATTCTAAGCTTCGGGATTGCGGCTTTTTTCTTCGTATTCTCTCCTGCCTGCAGCCTTCAGACCGTTTTCTTCCAAGGGAGATGGAACAAGTAAGAACCGGCATCCCGGGTACGGTGTGCGCGCCGAGCATCACGGCCGGTATATTCTGTTTGTAGTAGGGAGGAAATCCAGAGGGTCCGGCGGAGTGGACGGTTCCGTCTCCTGCCGGCGAGGGAGGGAAACGAGATGAAAGAAGTGGAACCGGTTTCAGAGTCTCAAAGAACGTTGAACGGCCTTGATTTCTTCCTCCTCTGGGCAGGGGCGGCAGTGTCTCTTGCCGAGATCTGGGCGGGAGGAATTCTGGTACCAATGGGTTATGCTGCGGGTCTCGTGGTGATTCTCCTGGGCCACGTCATAGGCAACACCCCCCTTGCCCTGGGTGGCCTCATAGGAAGCAGATGGGGTATCCCAACCATGGTTAGTACTCGGCCGGCCTTCGGCGAGCGGGGCTCTTATGTGGCGGCGTTGCTCAATATCTTTCAGCTCATCGGATGGACGGCGGTCATGGTCTGGATCGGCGG
This region includes:
- a CDS encoding DUF72 domain-containing protein, whose translation is MGKLHIGTSGYNYPHWGRGVFYPRDVPQRQWLEYYSRYFDTVELNVTFYRLPKREVFEGWYQRTPEGFVFAVKGSRYITHIRRLRECEEPIERFSENLQALREKLQVILWQLPPRFTYQRERLVAFSGLIAASPLLNKIRHAFEFRHESWFVPEAAKVLEEYGFSFCISDSPHLPSAETVTADFVYLRFHGSHSLYSSKYTEQELVHWA
- a CDS encoding SoxR reducing system RseC family protein, whose amino-acid sequence is MLQEIGVVTGLKPNGFASVRATGGEGCEGCASRGVCHALGGGREREVTAVNRAGAAAGDRVLISIGSGSFLKASFVAYLVPVLALIVGSVIGKTYSASIWAGGNPDVVSILAGLVSFGACLGVIRLFSGFLRGDSRYYPVIERVVDSLESSETESWD